In Candidatus Hydrogenedentota bacterium, the sequence GACCGCCAAGCGCATGACGGGCATCGTGAGCCGCGGCGGCTCCATCATGGCCAAGTGGTGCCTGGCCCACCACAAGGAAAGTTTCCTCTATACCCACTGGGACGACATCTGCGACATTATGGCCGCGTATGACATCAGCTTCTCCATCGGCGACGGGCTCCGGCCGGGCTCCATCTACGACGCCAACGACGAGGCCCAGTTTGCCGAGCTGAAGGTGCAGGGCGAGCTCACCAAGCGCGCCTGGGCGAAGGATGTGCAGGTCATGAACGAGGGCCCCGGCCACGTGCCAATGCACATGATCAAGGAAAACATGGACAAGCAGCTCGAATGGTGCGGCGAAGCGCCCTTCTACACGCTGGGTCCGCTGACGACCGACATCGCGCCGGGCTATGACCACATCACCTCCGGCATCGGCGCCGCCATGATCGGGTGGTACGGCACCGCCATGCTCTGCTACGTCACCCCGAAGGAACACCTCGGCCTGCCCAACAAGGACGACGTGCGCGAGGGCGTGGTGACCTACAAGATCGCCGCCCACGCCGCCGATCTGGCCAAGGGCCACCCCGGCGCGCAGATCCGCGACAACGCCCTGAGCAAGGCGCGCTTCGAGTTCCGCTGGGAAGACCAGTTCAACCTGGCCCTCGACCCCGAGCGCGCCAAGAGCTTCCACGACGAGACCCTGCCTGCGGAGGGCGCAAAAATCGCCCACTTCTGTTCCATGTGCGGCCCCAAATTCTGCTCCATGGAGATAACCCAGCAGGTCCGCGACTACGCCGCCAAACTGGGCCTGGCCGACGATTCCGCCGCGATCGAGGAAGGCATGCAGGCCAAGGCGGCGGAGTTCAAGGAAAAAGGGAGCGAGATCTACACCTAGGCGGGGCATAGTACAAGATCGCGGGGACCGGGTCCGGAGTTGCGACTTGATTTGCGCGCATCCGGCGCCACCGGTAGGCTTTTGGGCCAGTAAACACCGATATCGACCTTACCCCTGCTCCGAAATTTCAAAAGAAGCCACGGGCGCCACGTTCAAGCTCCGCGGCTCCGCCGCGAAGGCTTGAGCGTGCGAGACTCCAGTTGAAGGACAACAGTCAGGGGCAGCATTTCATCCTTAGCGGGTGATGCAACACGTCATCAGCGGCTGCTCCGAAAATATCCGTCTCACCATACCCATCTCTGCCTCATGCAAACCACGTTACAGCGCGTGTAAACATGGAAGCGTCAAAGGCTGGGAGCGCAGGCGTCCCCGCCTGCCAGGCGGCAAAGCCGCCGTAATTTTCATTCTCAGCGGGTGACGCAACGCGTCATGAGTAGTTGCTCAACGCTCACCAGTTTTTCGCCAGCCCGCCACCGCAATCGCGGTAACCGCCATGCCGGCAAGCGCCGATACGGTCGCCACGGACCACGGGAACCCCTTTTCCTGCGGAACGGCCTTGGAAGTCGCCGCGGCAATCTCGAATGCGAGCTTACCTTCCGGCCCACCGTGCGGCTCGGATACGAGCTCTTCCTGATAGTTCTCCGCATACCCCAGTGAATCATACCACGGCGGCAGGGAGTGTAATTGCAACTTGATCCATCAGTGATCGAGTTCCAACTTCATCACCAGCGGTGAAAATCCGGCGTCTTCGTAAAACGCCAGCGCGTCCGTGTTTTTCGAGTAGACACTCAACTGAATACGACCCAGCGCATGCTCGGAAGCCCAACCGCGCACAGCTTCAAGCAGTGCGCGGGCAATGCCCCGCCTGCGATAGGCCTCCGCGACTACCAGATTGTCGATCCTGGCTATCCGGGCGGGCTTAAACATGGGATAGGGCGGCGCTTCTTCTTCAGTCACATCCGCGAGCCCGCAGAGTTCTCCCCTGTGCGCCGCCACGAACACGGCCTTTAAGGGGTCACTGAGCTTGGCCTCAAACCGCTCTCGTGGCCGAGCGGGGCCATCGACCTCCTGGAATATGGACGGGTATAGCTCCAGATGGTAGTTGTCCACGGTACGGTAAAGTGCACACGCCGCATCGTAGTCGTCGAACGTCGCGCGTCGTATCGTAATCTCCCGCAACGTCATCCGTCTCTTTCCTCGAAGCCCCGATTGTCGAATGCCGCCAACTGCTCGCCAATGCGCCAATACTTTTTAAACGAACTATACAGCGTTGGAAAGCGTGCTGTCCGACATGCAGGCCAGAGGGGGGCCACGTAGCGCGCCAATTACTATCTCGCTACCGCGCACGCCGGTGTCGTACGTTGTGCTTGATCGCGGAGTACGTCCACGCTTGCCTCACCCGCCGGTTGAAGTATCCGCACAACGCCAGAACCACACAGAACCCTGTGGTAACCAGGATGTAAACACCGCTTCCCTTGAAGTGAAGCGACAAATACATACAAACCACCGCGAAGATTGCAGAGGCATGAAACCGATAGGGCAACCACCACGAACGGTTGGGGAAATACCCAGCGCCTTTCAACAGCTTGACGTTCTGTTCCGACGTGTTTACCACGTCCATTAGGAGTACGATGAATAGATAGGCGACAAGAACGTCATATCGACTCGAGAATTCCTGCGCAGCAACCTCCGGGAGCAAGTAGGCCACACTGGCCCCAACGGCGATATGCACTGGAATCCATTTCATCTCAGATACGCGCCCCACAGGTTGGTCCGCTGAAGGTTGGTGGGCTCCAAAGATTTGTGCAGTTACGATAGCACACGTCCGTCGGGTCAGCCAATCTAAAGATCACGTTAGCATCCAATCGGAAGCCCAGCGGGGGGCGTGCGCCGGACGTAGAAGCTTGTCGGTGAAGTGACTTCGCCGCCGGTTCCGGTTGCTCTGGTCCCGCACGCGCACATCCCTTCCGGTTAGTCTTCTCAGAATACGGGGTGGCGGCGAAGCCGGGTTCACCGCGCCGCCGGAATATACCCCCGGCCCCGCCGGACTATTCGCCAGGGCTGCGGCATCCCACTTGGACTCCGCCTGCTTGCACCGTTTCCGGTGGCGGTGTAAGCTTACGCCATGCCGACGCCGCGCCCGGATTCACCGGCGCACGGACCTTCGGGAGAGGTGGATCGAAATGCGTTCCCGCTATTTCCAAGCGTGTACCAAGCTCGTGGTTCTGGTCCTGGCCTGCGCCGTTCCCGCGCTCGCCCACGCGGGCTCCCCGACCGCCGAGCTGGCGCGGGAAGTGGCGGACAAGGGCTGGATCATCTACAGCGCCCGGGCCGACAATGGCACGTGGGACCTCTTTCGCACGCGGCCGGACGGATCCATCATCCGGCGCGTCACCCAGACCTTCGATTACGAGGAGGCGGCGCCGCGCTATTCGCCCGATGGCGCGCGCATTCTCTACCGGCGCTTCCCGAAAGGCTCCGTCATCGACCACGACAAATGGGGCTTCGGGGGCACGGTCGTCATCGCGAATGCGGACGGATCCGATCCCCGCGAATTCGGGGGGGAGGAGGAGTATCCCTGGGCGAACTGGATGCCCGACGGCGAACACATCTCCTGCCTCTATCGCGAAGGCATCCGGATTATCCACCTGGAATCCGGCGAGGTGGTGAAAGAGATGCCCCGCCAGGGGATCTTCCAGCAGCTTTTCCCGTCGCCGGATGGCCAGTGGTTCTGCGGCACGGGCAATGTCGGCCAGCAGGCGTGGAACATCGTGTGTATCAACGCGAATACGGGCGAAGCCACGCCGGTTCACGTCTTCCAGAGCTGTACGCCGGACTGGTTCCCGGATTCGCAGCACGTCATCTATTCCTCCCGTCCACCGGATCAGAAAGCGCACGCCGGCTACGGCGCGACCCAGCTCTGGATGGCGCGCGCGGACGGATCGGAGCGCAAGCTCGTCTACGGCGACGACGCCTACCACGTCTACGGCGGGCTGGTATCGCCGGACGGGGCCTATGTGCTCTTCACCAAATCGATCAAGGATGGCGGCGGCTCGGAAAAGGAGGGCGCGCCGATGTTCCTCATGCGCCTGGCCGACGCGCCCGCCGTGGGGGGGACGAGCGCGGAGTTGCGCCAGAAGCATCCCGACGTGAAGGATGCGCCGGTGGTTTCGCTTTTCCCGGCCTGGGAGCCGGACTGGACCTATGCGGAAGTGGCAGGTGAATGATGCTTGAGCGATTGGGCCCGCGCGCGGGCGTCCTGGTGCTGGCGGCGGTGATTGGCCTGCTGGCGGGGTGTGGCGCCGCCGCGCCCGACGATGGGGCGAGCCCGGAGACGGCCAGCCAGGGCGCCTTGGAGGTCACCGCGAAACTCGTCGATATCGCGGGCGAGTTCCCCTCGAACGACCTCTACGATTACGCCTACGTGATGCGCTACGAGATCGTCGAAACCCACCGCGGCGAGGCGTCCGGCGTCATTCTCGTGGGGCACTACAACCCGCTCAAGAAACGTGCGGAGGCCGCGGACCAGCGATCCGGCCCTATCGGGGGCAATGTCACGCGGTTCCGCGCGGGAGATCTGCACCGGATGGCGCTGGACCTCCCCATCGACGCCTACTGCATGGCCGGGATCATCAACCCCTACGCCGAGGAAGGCGAATTCGCCGCCGCGCCGGTGTACTGGGCGCACTCGACCAACCGGGTCGTCCCGTAGCGGGCCATGGTCTTCACCTCCCACAGCTTTGTCTACTACTTCCTGCCGCTGGTGCTGCTGGGCTACTATCTGTTGCCCGGGGGGCGCAATCTCTTCCTCCTTGCGGCCAGCTACGTGTTCTACGGCTGGTGGAACCCCTGGTTTGTCGGGCTAATGCTCATCGCCACGGCGATCAATCACGCCTGCGGCCTCGTCATTGCCCGCGAACCAGTCGCCTCGCCCCGGCGCAGGCGGGCGCTGATCGCCAGTGTCGTCGCCAGCCTGGGCCTCCTCGGTTTCTTCAAGTACTTCATGTTTGCGCAGGGCAATTTCAACGCCCTGCTCTCCGCCACCGGCGCGGACCCGCTGCCCGTGCTCCAGATCACGCTCCCCGTGGGCATCTCGTTCTACATTTTCCAGAGCCTCAGCTACACCATCGACGTGTACCGGGGCGACTCGCCGCCCGTGCGCTCCTTCACCGACTTCGCCTGCTTCGTGGCGCTCTTCCCGCAGCTGATCGCCGGCCCCATCGTCCGCTACAACACCATCGCCGGGCAACTTATACACCGCGAACACACGCTGGACCGTTTCGCATCGGGTTCCGCGCTGTTCATGCTCGGATTCGCCAAGAAAATCCTGCTGGCCAACCCGATGGGGTCCATGGCCGATGCCGTTTTTGCCGCCGAGGCCCCCGGCACGGCCCACGCCTGGCTCGGGGTCACAGCCTACGCCTTCCAGATCTACTTCGACTTCTCCGCCTACTCCGACATGGCCATTGGCCTCGGACGCCTCTTCGGCTTCGTGTTTCCGCGCAATTTCAACGCGCCCTACCGCTCGGAGAGCATCACGGAGTTCTGGCGGCGCTGGCACATCTCGCTGTCCACCTTTCTGCGCGACTACCTTTACATCCCCCTGGGCGGCAACCGGCGCGGCGAACGGCGGACCTACATCAACCTGGCCATTGTGATGCTTCTGGGCGGCCTGTGGCACGGCGCGAGCTGGAATTTCGTGCTCTGGGGCGCCTTCCACGGCGGGCTGCTGGCCCTGGAGCGATGCATTGGCGGCGGCCTGTTCCAATGGGCCCCGCGCCCGGTCCGAATCGCGGGAACCTTCGTCCTCGTACTCTTCTCCTGGGTGCTGTTTCGCGCCGTGACCCTGCCGGAAGCCGGTGCGTTCCTGTCGGCCATGCTGTTCCCGCGCGCACCCGGGGGCGGCGCGGTCTTGCTTGACGCCGTGCTCTACACGCGCGAGAATGTTCTGATCCTGGCCCTGTGCGCGGTGCTCGCGCTGCAAGGGCGGCAGGCCCACGACTGGGTGGAGGGACTGACGCTGCCCCGCGCGCTCGTTGTACTGGGTTTGTTCGCGTTTGCGCTGGCGACGATGCACGTGCAGGCCTTTAACCCGTTTCTGTATTTTCAGTTCTGAGCGCGAGCCGGGCGATAACCGCGCGAGGAGGCGAATCGAACATGCAAACCACACGCACGGCACAAGGCGTTATCGTGGCGCTGTTTCTACTCGCCATCGCGATAGAGGGCCCGGTACAGGCCCTGCTCGACACGCGCGAGGAGGGCAGGCCGCAGGTACTCGACCTCTTTACACAAGCGCCGAGCCAGGATGCCCTGCGGGCCTTTGAGCGGACCCTCGAAGATCGCTCGTGGTCGGCGAACGCGGTTCGCGCGCCTTTCCAGCGCCTGCGCCACGCGCTGCTTGGCGACCTGGGGGCGAAGGTAGTGCCCGGTCGCGAGGGCTGGCTCTTCTACCGGCAGGGCGTCGACTACCTCGTGCAGTCGTGGCCCGGTGTGGGGGAGGGGATCCCCGACGATCCGCTCCCCGCCATCGTGGATTTCCGGGACCAACTGGCCGCGCGCGGGGTCGAACTCCTGATCGCCATCGCGCCCGGCAAGGCCAGCATGTATCCGGAACAGCTCGGCGCGCGCCCGTCCGGTGCGCCGGTCTACGTCCATACGCGCGCGTTCCAGGAGCGGCTGGAGGCCGCCGGCATAGCGTTTGTGGACCTGCACGCCGCGCTTGATCCCGGCGAAGCGGCGCAAGCCCAGCTCTACCTCATGCGCGACACCCACTGGACCCCGGAAGGCGCGCGGCGCGCGGCGGAAGCCGTTGCGGATCGCATCCTCGCGGAAGGTTGGGCACCCCCGGGGGACGTTGCCTATGTCTATCGCGACCTGACCGTTGAGCGCGCGGGCGACCTCCTGCGTATGGCGGGTTCGCCGGGGATCGCCGCCGCCTACACCCCGGAGAGGGTTACGGCGCAACAAATCGTCGACCCGGCAACCGGCGCGTTGCTCGTCAGCGACACGGCTTCTCCCGTTCTCGTGCTGGGAGACAGTTTTCTCCGCATCTACGAGCACGACGAACCCGGATCGGCGGGATTTCTTGCGCATTTCGCCCGCGCGCTGGGGCAATCGGTCGCGAGCATCGTCAGCGACGGCGGCGCGTCCACGCTGGTCCGTCAGGAACTCGCGCGGCGCCCCGAAGTGCTGCGGGGCAAGCGACTGGTCGTCTGGGAGTTCGTCGAACGCGATCTGCGCTTCGGAACCGACGGCTGGCGGCGGGTCTCCCTGCCGAATTAAGGGCGCGTGGCGGACAGGACGATGCGGTTTTCTCGCGTTCCTACTTCTTCTGAGACTTCTGCTGCTTCAGCTCGGTGTCCACCGCGCCCGGCATCGGCTCGGGCGCCTTGCCCGCTTTTTTCCGCGCTTTCTTCTCCTCTTTCGCCAGCGCTTTCAGCGATTCCGCCGCCAACAGATCAAAGTAAAGGCCCTTGGCCCCCTCCAGAACGACCCCAAGTTGGGCCGCGGAAGCGCCATTGCAGAGCGCGCCGGACCTCTCCACCTTGGCGAGGAGCGCTTCCCAATCCTCGTGCGCCCATACACCCTCGTGCTTAATCACGAATTCGCCCGCCAACTCCATCAGTTTGCGCATTGACTTCTTTGTTGCCATGGTCTATCTCCGTGGGTCACCCGTACCGGTCACATAGCGGACCGAACATTTCCGTAATAACCATTCCCCGACAACTCGATCACAGGTCCCCTATCCTACCACGTGGCGCGCGCGGCGGAAAACAACCGTGCGGGTATGGTAGGCTCTGACCGCATATGCACCGTTGCACAAGGATCGCCCATGCCGCCATTTCGTTTTCTGCCCGTTGAATGGTGCGACGCCCTCCCCTCCACAAATACGGCCTTGATCGAGCGCGTCCGCCGCGACCTGAACACGCCCTCGGGCGTCGTGCTCGCCGCGCGCGCCCAGACCGCGGGCCGCGGCCGTCAGCAGCGCCGCTGGAACACCGCGCCCGGTCGCAACCTCACCTTTTCCTTCCTCTGGAATACCCCTGTCCCGCCAGACACCGCCCCCGCCCTGGCTCTCGCCATCGCGACGGGCGTCGCGCGCATGCTGGAGGCGGAAGGCCTGGCGCCCACCATCAAATGGCCCAATGACGTGCAGGTCTCGGGCCGGAAAATCGCGGGTATCCTCTGCGAATCGGCCGGCGGCGCGGCGCTCGTCGCCGGGATCGGACTCAACGTGAACATGGACGCTGCGGAGGCCGCCGAAATCGACCAGCCCGCCACCTCGCTCGCGCTCGAGACGGGGCGTTCCTTTGTCCTGGAGCACGTCCTGACCTCGCTACTCCAACACCTGGGGCCCGCCATCGATGCCTGGGCGGCCCATGGATTCCCGGGGTTCCGGGAGGGCTACCTCCGTTTCGCGCCCAACGCCGGCAGCGTCCTGCGGGTCCGGGATGGGGAGGCGTACGTGGAGGGCGTGCTCGCCGGGTTCAACGACCACGGCGCACTGCGCCTCCGCCTGCCCGGCGGCGAGATTCGCGAATGCTACTCGGGCGACGTACAAATGTGACGCCCGCGCCAGCGTTGCCGCCGCCGTCCATATTTCAATCGTAAGATTGCAAAGGGTGGCGCAACCCGTCATGAACGGCATCGCCACGCCCCTGCCCAGGCAGTATAGCCAATATGTTGTGTCAAGCGCCCGAATTTTCGCCGGGCGGGCTTTATGGGCGGATGGGTTTACGGGCGTCGAGATAGCGATTGTACATGGCGTCGACTTCTGGGGCTTCGCCGGCCGGCGCGCTGAATACGTAGAGCCCGAAGCCCACGTGGAGAGTTCCGTCCGCCGGCACGGGGGTGGCGTCGGGGGCTACTGACGCGTCTCTGGGCGCGGTCATGGCCTTCTTGCCGAAGGGGTTGGCCACGATGAGCCCGTAGTCGCGCGAGTGGAACCAGGCGGGGCGGAAGTTGTCCGGGGAGGCCATGACGGCGATGCCGGCGGTGCGGCCATCGACTACGCTGTAACCGGCACACCAGGCGGCGGTTTTGCCCCACGTTCCGGCTTCCTGCTCGCCGCCGGCGCTGTTGCGAATGGCGCCGCCACCGTGCTTGACGGTGAGCGGGGTGGCCAGGCGCACGCCGAAGCCCATCTCTTCCTGATCGCCGAAGGCGAAGGCGTCGCCTTCCGGCTTGAACTCGGATTCCGCCACGATAGAGTAGCCGTCCTCGTGCGCGGCGATGAGATAAGCGCAGGTTTCGGTAAACAGCGTCCTGGGGGCGTCGCCCGTGGTTTCGTAGGCGTTCACCACGGTGAAACGCGCCTGGCCGTCGCCGCCCGATGGCGGAACGAGGAAGGTCAGGTGGCGCACGCGCGCCTTGTTCCGCCAGAAGTCGGCCCCGGCGGCGTCGCCGAACGCGAGCCAGGCCCCGGGGTGAAAGTGGGCGTGATCGTCGTTGTTCCCGTCCGCGGCGGGGTCGGGCGGGTAATTCCGGCTGACCTGGATGCCATCCGGGGTGATGAGTGCGTGGAAGTAGGGGCGGGGCAGGTTCTCGTCCCCCCAGACATAGCGCGCGACCACCTCCCGGTCGATGTGAATGTCGAGCTCGCCCTCGCGCGCGGTAATGGTCACGAGGGGCGCGGGGGCGGCCGGCCAGGCGGCGAGAAGGGTGAGGAGGGCGAGAGCGCGTGTGGTGGCGGATGTCAGGCGGAACATGCGATGAAGACTCCAGGATATGGGGCAAATCGTTCGGTCGCGGGCAGTATAACAGGCGGGGGCGCGGATGCGAAGCGGTTGCTTTGGCGGGCGTGACGCGCCCATGGTATGCTGCCCTCCGCCCGCGCGCGCCGCGGGCCGTCTGCATGATACAACCCACCGGAAGGAACCCAGGCAATGAGCGAGAAGGAGCAATTGATTGAATTGGCGGGCAAGCCGTTTGTTCAGCGCATCGGGGGCTACCTGAAGCTGAGCGGCCCGGGCTACATGCAGAGCGCGATGACCCTGGGCGGCGGATCGATTGCCTCCTGCGTGCTGATGGGATCGCTCCTGGGCTACCAGTTGCTCTGGGTTCAGCCGCTGGCCATTTTCCTGGGCGTGTGCGTACTGGCGGCCGTGGCGAAGCAGACGTGCCACACCGGCGAAAAGCCCTACGCCGTTTTCTGGAACCGGCTGCACCCCGCGATGGCGATCGCCTGGGGCCTCGCGGCGCTGGTGGCCACGGTCCTGTGGCACATCCCGCAGTATTCCCTGACGGCCAACGGCGCCGTGGAGCTGGCGCGCGGTATCGGCGTGGACCTGAACGGGACACTCGGACGCGCGTTCATCGGAGTGACCGTGCTCGCGGCGGCGGGCTATGTGTGCTTCCTGTACAGCGCCGGCGCGCGGGGCCTGAAGCTATACGAAATGCTGGTGAAGGTGCTGGTCTGGAGCATCGTGGGCGCCTTCGCCATCGTGACCTTCTCGACGGGCATCAATTTCAAGGAACTGTTTCTCGGGTTCACCGGCATCAGTTTCATTCAATACGTCTCCGCCAACGGAATGCCCCAGGAAGCTATCATTCCCATCGTGGGTGGCATCGCCGCCGCCGTGGGGATCAACATGGTCTTCCTGTACCCGTACTCCCTGTTGAAAAAGGGCTGGGGGAAGGAACACCGCGAACTCGCCTACTTCGACCTCGTCTCGGGCATGGCGATTCCCTTCGTATTCGCCACCGCGTTCATGATGATCGCCGTCGCCAACACCATCGGCCCCGAGCCGGGTTCGGCGGGGACGATCGTGCAGGATATCCGGGAGATCCTGCCGGTGCTGGACGAGACCCTGGGCGCCACGCTTTCTCTGCTTCTGATCGGGCTGGGCATGTTCGCAATCGGCTTTTCGACGATCATTACCCACATGCTGGCCAGCGGATTCATCGGCTGCGAGCTCTTCGGGTTCGAGTATCGCGGGAAAGCCAAGCTCTGGTTCACGCTGCTGCCCGCGATTGGCATTGTCGGCGTGATGGTCAAGTTCCCGTGGTGGGCCGCCGTGACCGCGTCCAGCCTGGCCGCGCCGCTAATGCCCATTGCGGTCGTGGGCTTTATTATCCTGCTCAACTCGAAGGCCTACATGGGCGATGCGCGGCCCGAGGGGCTCAAGCGGGTGTTCTGGAACGTTGTGCTCATCGCCGCCGTAACCATCTTGAGCGTCGCGGCCTACAACGGCCTCGTGCGGAACTGGGCGACCCTGAAGGGCAACCTGGCGGCCACCCCGGCGGCGGTTGAGGAAGCGCCGGAGGAGGCGCCAGAAGAAGCCGAGAGTGGCGCATCCGCAAGCCGGCTTTTCCCGCCGGCCCACTCAGGAGAGCCGCCGGTAATGATCAAGCAGGAAGTCGCACGCAACCTGATGGGAACGCGCTTCGAAATCACCATGTACGCGCCGGCGGGGGAGTCCAACCCCACGGCGCTGGCCGAGGTTGGCCTGGCGGCGCTGGACCGGATCGAGGCGCTTGAGCGGCGTGTGAGCAACTGGCGCGTGGATACGTTTACCTCCAAAGTGAACCGGCTGGCGGCGGAGGGACCGGTGGAGGTGCATCCGGATTTGCTGGAGTTATTGCGGGCCTCGAAAGCGGCCTGGGACGATACCGGAGGGGTCTTCGACGTGACGGTCGGGCCCCTCCTCGACCTTTGGGGGGTCTACCGCAAGCAGGAGCACATCCCGGGCGACGCGGAGATCCAGGAGGCGCTGAAGCGCGTGGGGCTGGACAAGGTGGAAATCGACTACGACAAGCGCACCGTGCGGTTCACGGTCCCGGGTCTGCGCCTCGACTTCGGCGGCATAGGCAAAGGCTATGCCCTCGACGTGGCGGCGCAGACCCTGAAGAACGCCGGCATCGAATGCGCGCTCCTCAGCGGCGGCGACAGCACCTACGTCGCGCTCGGCGCGCCCCCGGGCACGGCGGGGTGGCCGATCGTGGTGGACAAGATCTACGAAGGGGCCGAGGACTACGTGGATCGGGTCGACATTCGCGACGCGTCCTTCTCCACCTCCTCGGGCGAGGGGCGCCAGTTCGAGAAGGACGGGAAGCGCTTCACGCACATCTACGATCCGCGCACGGGACAGGCGGTGGACGCCACCCTGGGCGCGATGGTCATCGCGCCCAACGGGACCGTGGCGGACGCCCTGAGCACCGCCTTTCTCATCATGTCCGAGGACGAGATCCGGGCCTACTGCGGGAAACATCCGGATGTGCGGGCGATTAAGGTGGGGCTGGTGGACGGGAAGCCGGTTCCCGTGCGAATCAACTTCCCCGAGGCGTAATGGGGGGCGTGGGGCTCGCGGTGACGATACTTCACTGCTCGAAATACTTTTGCGGAATGAAGTTGACTTGATTTCTCGACGACACAAACCCGCGTCGCAACGGAAGTGCGGACGAGTGGGAGCGCGGGCGGCCCGCCCGCAACGCGCCGGAGGCGCGAATCTGATAAGCAGCGGTAGTCCGGGTCCAATCGTCTCCCCGATCAAATGTGCCGATATTGCAAACATGCCATGCACCTCCGGTGCATTGCAGGCGGGGACGCCCTCCTGCGGTAAGTCTTCGACCTGCGCTCCCAGCCTCGCGCGCTCTCGTCGTAGTATCGCGGCATCACAAGAATGGGCTGGCGCTACTTCCTACGGCTGAAGTGTTACCACTGCTCCTGTTTGCGTCTTTTTTCGCGTGAATCCCTGACAACCTTGAGTCTGAATCGTTATTCTTACAGGGCTGCAACGATTTGAGAGGATTCTGTGATGGGAAAGACGACGCGCAGGGTATTCGTGAAGTCCGCGGGGACCGCCGCGGGCATGCTCGCCGTGGCGGGATGGAATGCGACAGTCCCTGCCCAGGGGCGCGACAAGTTGCGGCTGGGTTTTGTCGGGGGTGGCAAACGGGGACAGAAGCTTTTGCTGGACGGCCTGCTTGGAAGCCACGACTTCGATATCGTGGCCGTCGCGGATGCGTACGAATACAATCTGAAGGTGGCCGGTCAGATGGCTTGGTTCGCCAATGCGGGGGTTATGTGGCCGAGATATCGTGATGATCTAACCGAGGAACATCGGCGCGCTCTTGGGCGCGCGACCCGTCCAGATCAATACCCGGGGCTTGCGGAGATGCTTGCCGGTTGCGAACTGGATGCGGTGATCGTGGCAACGCCGCCTTCAACCCACGCAGCCCTCACTTCAGCGTGCCTCCAGGCCGGAAAACACGTATTCTGCGAGACCCCCATGGCCACTTCCATGAGCGACGCGCGAATGATCGTGAAAGCCGCGCATGAGTCTGGTCGAGTCGTCCAGATTGGCCACCAGCGCCGTTACCATCCGAACTACAACCTTGTAATGAAGCACCTGCACGACAACTATCCGTTGGGACGGCCTGTTCAGATAGAAATGTATGATCATTTCAACTCGCATGGGCGAGAGAGCCTGACTCGCATGCCGTGGGCGGACCCACCGTCGGCTCGGGAGCTGGGCACTGGACTGGACCGAGTTGTGAACTGGCGCCGGTTCGACGAGGCGGGTGATGGCCCGTGTTTCGAATCGATACCCCGGTCA encodes:
- a CDS encoding GNAT family N-acetyltransferase, which gives rise to MTLREITIRRATFDDYDAACALYRTVDNYHLELYPSIFQEVDGPARPRERFEAKLSDPLKAVFVAAHRGELCGLADVTEEEAPPYPMFKPARIARIDNLVVAEAYRRRGIARALLEAVRGWASEHALGRIQLSVYSKNTDALAFYEDAGFSPLVMKLELDH
- a CDS encoding biotin--[acetyl-CoA-carboxylase] ligase, whose protein sequence is MPPFRFLPVEWCDALPSTNTALIERVRRDLNTPSGVVLAARAQTAGRGRQQRRWNTAPGRNLTFSFLWNTPVPPDTAPALALAIATGVARMLEAEGLAPTIKWPNDVQVSGRKIAGILCESAGGAALVAGIGLNVNMDAAEAAEIDQPATSLALETGRSFVLEHVLTSLLQHLGPAIDAWAAHGFPGFREGYLRFAPNAGSVLRVRDGEAYVEGVLAGFNDHGALRLRLPGGEIRECYSGDVQM
- a CDS encoding PmoA family protein; translated protein: MFRLTSATTRALALLTLLAAWPAAPAPLVTITAREGELDIHIDREVVARYVWGDENLPRPYFHALITPDGIQVSRNYPPDPAADGNNDDHAHFHPGAWLAFGDAAGADFWRNKARVRHLTFLVPPSGGDGQARFTVVNAYETTGDAPRTLFTETCAYLIAAHEDGYSIVAESEFKPEGDAFAFGDQEEMGFGVRLATPLTVKHGGGAIRNSAGGEQEAGTWGKTAAWCAGYSVVDGRTAGIAVMASPDNFRPAWFHSRDYGLIVANPFGKKAMTAPRDASVAPDATPVPADGTLHVGFGLYVFSAPAGEAPEVDAMYNRYLDARKPIRP
- a CDS encoding FAD:protein FMN transferase yields the protein MSEKEQLIELAGKPFVQRIGGYLKLSGPGYMQSAMTLGGGSIASCVLMGSLLGYQLLWVQPLAIFLGVCVLAAVAKQTCHTGEKPYAVFWNRLHPAMAIAWGLAALVATVLWHIPQYSLTANGAVELARGIGVDLNGTLGRAFIGVTVLAAAGYVCFLYSAGARGLKLYEMLVKVLVWSIVGAFAIVTFSTGINFKELFLGFTGISFIQYVSANGMPQEAIIPIVGGIAAAVGINMVFLYPYSLLKKGWGKEHRELAYFDLVSGMAIPFVFATAFMMIAVANTIGPEPGSAGTIVQDIREILPVLDETLGATLSLLLIGLGMFAIGFSTIITHMLASGFIGCELFGFEYRGKAKLWFTLLPAIGIVGVMVKFPWWAAVTASSLAAPLMPIAVVGFIILLNSKAYMGDARPEGLKRVFWNVVLIAAVTILSVAAYNGLVRNWATLKGNLAATPAAVEEAPEEAPEEAESGASASRLFPPAHSGEPPVMIKQEVARNLMGTRFEITMYAPAGESNPTALAEVGLAALDRIEALERRVSNWRVDTFTSKVNRLAAEGPVEVHPDLLELLRASKAAWDDTGGVFDVTVGPLLDLWGVYRKQEHIPGDAEIQEALKRVGLDKVEIDYDKRTVRFTVPGLRLDFGGIGKGYALDVAAQTLKNAGIECALLSGGDSTYVALGAPPGTAGWPIVVDKIYEGAEDYVDRVDIRDASFSTSSGEGRQFEKDGKRFTHIYDPRTGQAVDATLGAMVIAPNGTVADALSTAFLIMSEDEIRAYCGKHPDVRAIKVGLVDGKPVPVRINFPEA
- a CDS encoding PD40 domain-containing protein, with the protein product MRSRYFQACTKLVVLVLACAVPALAHAGSPTAELAREVADKGWIIYSARADNGTWDLFRTRPDGSIIRRVTQTFDYEEAAPRYSPDGARILYRRFPKGSVIDHDKWGFGGTVVIANADGSDPREFGGEEEYPWANWMPDGEHISCLYREGIRIIHLESGEVVKEMPRQGIFQQLFPSPDGQWFCGTGNVGQQAWNIVCINANTGEATPVHVFQSCTPDWFPDSQHVIYSSRPPDQKAHAGYGATQLWMARADGSERKLVYGDDAYHVYGGLVSPDGAYVLFTKSIKDGGGSEKEGAPMFLMRLADAPAVGGTSAELRQKHPDVKDAPVVSLFPAWEPDWTYAEVAGE
- a CDS encoding MBOAT family protein; the protein is MVFTSHSFVYYFLPLVLLGYYLLPGGRNLFLLAASYVFYGWWNPWFVGLMLIATAINHACGLVIAREPVASPRRRRALIASVVASLGLLGFFKYFMFAQGNFNALLSATGADPLPVLQITLPVGISFYIFQSLSYTIDVYRGDSPPVRSFTDFACFVALFPQLIAGPIVRYNTIAGQLIHREHTLDRFASGSALFMLGFAKKILLANPMGSMADAVFAAEAPGTAHAWLGVTAYAFQIYFDFSAYSDMAIGLGRLFGFVFPRNFNAPYRSESITEFWRRWHISLSTFLRDYLYIPLGGNRRGERRTYINLAIVMLLGGLWHGASWNFVLWGAFHGGLLALERCIGGGLFQWAPRPVRIAGTFVLVLFSWVLFRAVTLPEAGAFLSAMLFPRAPGGGAVLLDAVLYTRENVLILALCAVLALQGRQAHDWVEGLTLPRALVVLGLFAFALATMHVQAFNPFLYFQF